In a genomic window of Paracoccaceae bacterium:
- the mobC gene encoding plasmid mobilization relaxosome protein MobC: MRCTPAELERWQAVAHSRNETLSGIVRRLMDGTPEKVRAPVPPADARLLRQVAMVGNNLNQIAQVVNEARVIEAHADARDILGHLVIVERTLRQLVQEASA, translated from the coding sequence GTGCGTTGTACGCCAGCGGAACTGGAGCGCTGGCAAGCGGTTGCCCATTCTCGCAATGAAACGTTGTCGGGTATCGTTCGTCGCCTCATGGACGGCACGCCTGAAAAAGTTCGTGCGCCGGTCCCTCCTGCCGATGCACGCTTACTCCGTCAAGTCGCCATGGTTGGCAACAACCTCAATCAGATCGCACAGGTCGTCAACGAGGCCCGGGTGATTGAGGCTCACGCCGACGCCCGAGACATCCTGGGCCATCTCGTGATCGTTGAACGTACGCTTCGTCAACTGGTGCAGGAGGCATCAGCATGA
- a CDS encoding tyrosine-type recombinase/integrase has translation MVRTLGSGRHGDGSGLYLVVDPSGARRWIVRVTVKGQRNREGKPLRTDFGLGGADVVTLNEARDRALEYRRLAKRGINPRYNGRQEIPCFEEIARQVHIERLPTWKNPKHGQQWINTLAEYAFPKIGRLPVSEVGQPEVLQVLLPVWTEKHETAKRLAQRIKAVLDVAKSKGFRDGENPVTTIRDARVMPQVKQTVQHHKAMQWRDVPTFYAELSTKDAMAAKALMFTCLTASRTSEVLHARWEEFDFDEKLWTVPAERMKADREHRVPLTSEMLAVIEPLKALRSEVVFEGQKRHRPMSNMAMLMLLRRMKVEGITVHGFRSAFRDWAAEQSGFSRELAEMSLAHQVGTEVERAYARSDLLEKRRSLLEAWCSFIDVGRDA, from the coding sequence CTGGTCCGAACCCTCGGCTCTGGTCGCCATGGTGACGGCAGTGGTCTGTACCTTGTCGTCGATCCATCAGGCGCAAGACGCTGGATTGTGCGTGTCACAGTGAAGGGCCAACGCAACCGCGAAGGCAAGCCCCTGCGTACCGACTTTGGTCTTGGCGGTGCTGATGTTGTGACATTGAACGAAGCACGTGATCGTGCCTTGGAATATCGACGGCTGGCAAAGCGAGGCATCAACCCGCGCTATAACGGGCGGCAAGAAATCCCGTGCTTTGAAGAAATCGCGCGACAGGTCCACATTGAGCGGCTGCCGACGTGGAAGAACCCTAAGCACGGCCAACAGTGGATCAACACTTTGGCTGAATATGCGTTTCCGAAGATAGGCCGATTGCCGGTGTCCGAGGTCGGCCAGCCAGAGGTGCTACAAGTCCTGCTGCCAGTGTGGACCGAGAAACACGAAACGGCCAAGCGCCTTGCACAGCGGATCAAGGCGGTGCTGGATGTGGCGAAGTCGAAGGGTTTTCGAGACGGGGAGAACCCAGTGACAACAATCCGCGACGCCCGTGTGATGCCACAGGTAAAGCAGACGGTGCAGCACCATAAGGCGATGCAATGGAGGGATGTGCCAACCTTCTACGCTGAACTGTCGACGAAAGACGCAATGGCAGCAAAGGCACTCATGTTCACTTGTCTAACGGCCAGTCGCACGAGCGAGGTTTTGCATGCCCGCTGGGAAGAATTTGATTTCGATGAGAAGCTATGGACCGTTCCGGCTGAACGCATGAAGGCAGATCGAGAACATCGTGTCCCGCTGACATCAGAAATGCTTGCGGTCATTGAACCACTCAAAGCGCTTCGCTCGGAAGTGGTGTTTGAAGGACAGAAGAGGCATCGGCCAATGTCAAACATGGCGATGCTGATGTTGCTTCGTCGAATGAAAGTTGAAGGTATCACGGTCCACGGGTTCCGATCAGCGTTCCGGGATTGGGCAGCAGAACAGTCCGGGTTCAGTCGAGAATTGGCGGAAATGAGCCTTGCACATCAGGTCGGCACTGAGGTCGAACGCGCTTATGCGCGATCTGATCTGTTGGAGAAGAGACGATCTCTACTTGAGGCATGGTGCAGCTTCATAGATGTCGGCCGCGATGCCTGA
- a CDS encoding AsmA-like C-terminal region-containing protein, whose product MEPAAPDPAKPRRKKAALAVWLLLGLLLIGAGAGLLWVKDRELVVPAWARAQIDARLAAAVPEAIITYGDMVLIVDETWRPRASVRNVRATTPKGGEIVTFSEVRASLSLKGLSRGRLELKTIDLSGVFLNLRRSQEGGIALSSGIGASPPRREAPNLVQLVSDLDELLLRPGLARLREANLYALTLRYEDERANRAWTIDGGHLSLVRNGETLRLAVDLAVLGGGADVATVAANYAGRIGETASDFGVTFANVDAGDVAVQGPAFGWLRGLRAPISGSLRGGMTANGTFEPLNATFRIGSGVIQPTPETTAIPINSARSYFSYVPSTRNLRFDELSVDSKWVSGSLEGHASLADDGAGRIEDLVGQLRLTDLRINPLDYYETPVSVAEAELDFRLTPRPFRLQLGRLQIIDQGRRLAANGTVKADSNGWDIAVDAQADRFELPRLMELWPVAVKPKTRNWLSENLFAGSLHDVSAALRWRAGSEPETFLGFDFSGADVQFLKGMPWIRGARGHASILKNRFVLSVDQGGVDAPEGGYVDLAGTSFIIPDTKAKEDTPAVVRLLTQSSVTAALSLLDQPPLEVMRKAGQPVSIAQGDAKIVGTLALPLKKKAQVEEVDFHVTGQVSSVRSTSLIKDRVLSAPLLSLIASDEVVTLEGAGDLDGVPFDVMWEQPLGTPGIPGTVTGQIDISPEALETLKIGLPPEYVRGLGKADVVVALAKDEPPELDLTSDLMGVTLSIPPIGWSKRADTAADFRLSATLSDVPTVQSLSLDAPGLTARGDIVLSGAGQLDRVRLSKVRVSDWLDATVDLVGRGPGAPVGVVLRGGTLDLRRADIPENATSGDQTPLTVALDRLQVSDTIAIQDIRGEFTTGAGLDGTFTGKINGGAVVNGRMVPQGGRSAIRLTANDAGAVFSSAKLLQQVRGGKFELVLLPVGRDGAFDGKLRVLETSVVDAPATAALLNAVSIVGLFNAEGGSSLYFSEVNADFRLAPARITLREASAVGPSMGISMDGVYGLDTGQLQMQGVITPVYILNSIGSVFTRKGEGLFAFNYSLTGTAQNPEVFVNPLTALTPGGIRDLFRAPKPGVPLEEGETPPPVIERKRPVVTRGEDR is encoded by the coding sequence TTGGAACCCGCAGCTCCTGATCCCGCCAAGCCGCGCCGCAAAAAAGCGGCTCTTGCGGTTTGGCTGTTGCTGGGTCTGTTGCTCATAGGCGCAGGTGCTGGTCTGTTGTGGGTAAAGGATCGCGAATTAGTAGTGCCGGCGTGGGCCCGCGCGCAGATTGATGCACGCCTCGCCGCAGCCGTTCCAGAAGCCATAATCACTTACGGCGATATGGTTCTGATCGTCGATGAAACATGGCGACCGCGTGCAAGCGTACGCAATGTGCGTGCCACAACGCCCAAAGGCGGAGAAATCGTGACCTTTTCCGAGGTAAGGGCGAGCCTTTCTCTCAAGGGGCTGTCCCGAGGTCGGTTGGAATTGAAGACAATTGATCTGAGTGGCGTGTTTCTGAACCTTCGCCGCAGTCAGGAGGGTGGCATCGCACTGTCGTCCGGTATCGGTGCATCACCGCCGCGCCGTGAAGCACCCAATCTGGTGCAGTTGGTGTCCGATCTAGATGAATTGTTGCTGCGCCCGGGGCTGGCCCGTCTACGTGAGGCCAATCTATATGCACTAACACTTCGCTACGAGGATGAGCGCGCCAACCGTGCCTGGACCATTGACGGCGGCCACTTGAGCCTTGTTCGAAATGGCGAAACGCTCCGACTGGCAGTCGATCTCGCGGTTTTGGGGGGCGGGGCGGACGTTGCAACAGTTGCCGCCAATTACGCCGGGCGCATTGGCGAAACAGCCTCGGACTTTGGCGTGACCTTTGCCAATGTGGATGCAGGCGATGTTGCAGTGCAGGGGCCTGCTTTTGGCTGGCTGCGCGGACTGAGGGCACCCATTTCCGGATCCTTGCGTGGCGGGATGACTGCGAACGGCACTTTTGAGCCCCTGAACGCGACATTTCGGATTGGTTCGGGTGTAATTCAACCAACCCCGGAAACAACCGCGATCCCGATAAACAGCGCGCGCAGCTATTTCAGTTATGTTCCAAGTACGCGGAACCTGCGTTTTGATGAACTTTCCGTGGACAGCAAATGGGTCAGCGGAAGCTTGGAGGGCCATGCGTCTCTGGCAGATGACGGCGCGGGGCGAATTGAGGATTTGGTGGGGCAATTGCGGCTGACCGATCTTAGAATCAACCCATTGGATTACTATGAAACGCCGGTGTCAGTGGCTGAAGCAGAGCTTGATTTTCGCCTGACACCGCGGCCCTTTCGTCTGCAATTGGGTCGTTTGCAAATCATCGACCAGGGCCGGCGGTTGGCTGCCAACGGCACCGTCAAGGCGGATAGTAATGGCTGGGACATCGCCGTGGATGCGCAGGCAGATCGATTTGAGTTACCACGCTTGATGGAGCTTTGGCCCGTCGCGGTGAAGCCAAAAACGCGTAACTGGCTGAGCGAGAACCTCTTTGCCGGATCCCTTCACGATGTCAGCGCAGCCCTCAGATGGCGTGCAGGATCTGAACCTGAAACCTTCCTCGGATTTGATTTCTCAGGTGCAGATGTTCAATTTCTCAAGGGCATGCCATGGATCCGAGGCGCGCGGGGACATGCTTCGATCCTCAAGAACCGTTTCGTTCTGAGCGTTGATCAGGGCGGGGTCGACGCGCCCGAGGGGGGCTACGTTGATCTGGCTGGAACTTCGTTCATTATCCCGGACACCAAAGCCAAGGAAGACACACCCGCTGTCGTGAGGCTGCTGACGCAGTCTTCTGTGACAGCGGCCTTGTCTCTGCTGGATCAACCGCCGCTTGAGGTGATGCGCAAAGCAGGGCAGCCGGTCTCCATCGCGCAGGGGGATGCGAAAATTGTTGGAACACTTGCTTTGCCTCTCAAGAAAAAAGCGCAGGTGGAAGAAGTCGATTTCCACGTCACAGGTCAGGTCTCATCGGTGCGCAGCACAAGTCTGATCAAGGATCGCGTGCTGAGCGCGCCGCTATTGTCTTTGATCGCCTCGGATGAGGTTGTTACGCTGGAGGGGGCAGGCGATCTGGATGGCGTGCCATTTGACGTGATGTGGGAACAGCCGCTTGGAACACCGGGCATACCGGGCACCGTGACGGGGCAGATCGATATCTCACCCGAAGCCCTTGAAACCCTCAAGATCGGATTGCCGCCGGAATACGTGCGCGGACTTGGCAAGGCGGATGTGGTCGTGGCTCTCGCCAAGGATGAGCCACCCGAACTTGACCTGACGTCTGATTTGATGGGCGTCACCTTGTCGATACCACCCATTGGCTGGTCCAAGCGTGCAGACACAGCAGCAGATTTCAGACTGTCTGCAACACTCAGTGATGTGCCAACCGTGCAGAGCCTGTCTCTGGACGCCCCCGGCCTGACAGCGCGTGGAGATATTGTTCTGTCAGGGGCGGGACAGCTTGACCGCGTGCGTCTGTCCAAGGTGCGGGTGTCGGATTGGCTGGATGCAACCGTCGATCTTGTGGGGCGCGGCCCGGGTGCGCCTGTCGGCGTCGTGTTGCGGGGCGGCACGCTGGATTTACGCCGTGCAGATATCCCCGAAAATGCCACGTCAGGGGATCAGACACCGCTCACTGTCGCGCTGGACCGGTTGCAGGTGTCCGATACGATTGCGATCCAGGACATCCGTGGCGAATTCACCACCGGAGCCGGATTGGACGGCACTTTCACTGGCAAGATCAACGGCGGGGCTGTGGTGAATGGGCGCATGGTGCCACAAGGGGGGCGGAGCGCGATCCGGTTGACGGCCAATGATGCTGGTGCTGTGTTTTCATCGGCAAAACTGCTGCAACAGGTGAGAGGTGGCAAGTTTGAACTCGTACTCTTGCCCGTAGGACGCGACGGTGCCTTTGATGGCAAGTTACGCGTTTTGGAAACCAGTGTAGTGGATGCTCCAGCCACTGCGGCTTTGCTGAATGCCGTCAGCATCGTTGGTCTTTTCAATGCCGAAGGTGGCAGCAGCCTCTATTTCTCCGAAGTGAACGCTGATTTCCGCCTCGCACCTGCGCGGATCACACTGCGAGAGGCAAGTGCTGTTGGTCCTTCCATGGGGATTTCGATGGATGGCGTATATGGGCTGGACACGGGGCAACTGCAGATGCAGGGGGTCATCACGCCCGTCTATATTCTCAACAGCATCGGCAGCGTTTTTACCCGCAAAGGCGAAGGGTTGTTTGCGTTCAACTATTCCCTCACGGGAACGGCACAGAATCCGGAAGTTTTCGTGAACCCGTTAACCGCGCTGACGCCGGGCGGCATCCGCGATTTGTTTCGCGCGCCCAAGCCCGGTGTGCCGCTTGAAGAAGGCGAAACGCCGCCGCCTGTCATTGAACGCAAACGACCCGTTGTAACCCGCGGGGAAGATCGCTAG
- a CDS encoding DEAD/DEAH box helicase family protein has translation MELSAEGLSGQDLSYNVTEFVNELRREIDVWRALPNPTQWQVSPVTQRLLSHWRGIQKDEKQVIRPFFCQLEAVETAIWLAEVAPKLKDRGRRFRTRLEAANAEANPDLFRVAMKLATGAGKTTVMAMLIAWQTLNSVRSENSKTFSRGFLIVTPGITIKDRLRVLLPNDAENYYQKINLVPADMMQDMERAKIVLTNYHAFKLREKVKLATGTRTALEGHGEELKTLETEGQMLQRVMPNLMGIGKINVINDEAHHCYRERAFSETERLTGDELREAKENQEAARLWISGLEAAKRKIGLQIVYDLSATPFFLAGSGWVEGTLFPWVVSDFSLMDAIECGIVKLPRVPVADNVPGKPEPLYRNLWAAIGKKMPKKTKGTPPDPQKLPLELKTAIDALYGHYEKTYKLWETEKVGIPPVFIVVCNNTTNSELLRDYIAGYEPENPDGRIETVHGKCGLFSNFSSDGERLPRPRSVLIDSATLEAGGDIDKSFRDAHASEIEAFRREQAERGLGGEDLNEADILREVMNTVGKKDKLGEQVRCVVSVSMLTEGWDANNVTHILGLRAFGTQLICEQVVGRALRRLSYQIDENGLFRTEYADIMGIDGLNFSDQPRVAPPQKPRDVIQVHAVSPARDHLEITFPRVQGYIADLPPDRLDADFSDIEPYVLDPDKVNATRVTMQGIVGESETLTMDYLKTLRNSTIAYHVAKHMVFEKLRDANEAPRLHLIPAAKRIVNQWLNEGHLVCKGGTVPAQLLYRELADEVCELISGALIDKPGGDSLMRAVLDPYNPVGSTLGVNFNTTKASRYAPRPDKSHLNWIITDSDWEDKLAARIEQHPKVMSYVKNHNLGFEVPYLLEAEPKTYLPDFLIRLDTPEPTTLIIEVKGFRGHDAMIKADTIANKWVPAINRNGKFGHWGFAELRSAHDFGPDLDAAIGKLLIGETA, from the coding sequence ATGGAACTCAGCGCCGAGGGGCTGTCGGGGCAAGACCTAAGTTACAACGTTACTGAATTCGTGAACGAATTACGCCGCGAGATTGATGTTTGGCGTGCATTACCCAATCCCACTCAATGGCAAGTGTCACCGGTCACTCAGCGGTTGTTGTCGCATTGGCGCGGAATCCAAAAAGACGAAAAACAAGTCATCAGGCCGTTTTTCTGCCAGCTTGAAGCCGTCGAAACCGCCATCTGGCTCGCCGAAGTCGCACCGAAATTGAAGGATCGTGGTAGACGCTTCCGGACGCGCCTTGAGGCTGCGAACGCCGAAGCCAACCCCGACCTGTTTCGGGTTGCGATGAAGTTGGCGACTGGGGCAGGAAAGACGACGGTTATGGCTATGTTGATAGCATGGCAGACACTGAACTCGGTTCGAAGTGAAAATTCAAAGACGTTTTCTCGCGGTTTTCTCATTGTTACGCCCGGCATCACTATCAAGGACCGTCTAAGGGTATTGCTGCCCAATGATGCTGAGAACTACTACCAAAAGATCAATTTGGTCCCTGCCGACATGATGCAAGATATGGAGCGGGCCAAGATCGTTCTGACGAACTATCATGCCTTTAAGTTGCGCGAGAAAGTGAAGCTCGCGACGGGCACACGCACAGCTCTTGAAGGACACGGCGAAGAGCTCAAGACACTCGAAACTGAAGGCCAGATGCTTCAAAGAGTGATGCCTAATCTTATGGGCATCGGGAAGATCAACGTCATCAATGACGAGGCCCACCACTGCTATCGTGAACGGGCTTTTTCTGAAACTGAACGTTTGACGGGGGACGAACTTCGCGAGGCTAAAGAAAACCAGGAAGCTGCGCGACTTTGGATATCGGGACTAGAAGCCGCGAAACGGAAAATCGGCCTTCAAATCGTCTACGATCTGTCTGCAACACCATTCTTTCTTGCAGGATCGGGTTGGGTGGAAGGAACACTTTTTCCATGGGTGGTATCAGATTTCTCACTGATGGACGCCATTGAATGTGGGATCGTTAAACTGCCTCGTGTTCCGGTAGCAGACAACGTGCCCGGCAAGCCTGAGCCTTTGTACCGCAATCTCTGGGCTGCAATTGGGAAGAAAATGCCCAAGAAGACGAAAGGCACTCCCCCAGATCCCCAGAAACTGCCTCTAGAACTGAAGACCGCTATCGACGCGCTCTATGGCCACTATGAAAAAACCTACAAGCTTTGGGAGACTGAAAAGGTTGGGATACCTCCAGTCTTCATCGTGGTTTGCAACAACACGACCAATTCCGAACTTCTGCGGGATTACATCGCCGGATACGAGCCAGAAAACCCAGACGGCAGGATTGAGACGGTTCACGGCAAGTGTGGCCTGTTTTCCAACTTCTCATCCGATGGCGAACGCCTGCCGCGACCTCGGTCGGTTCTGATTGACAGTGCCACGCTTGAGGCGGGAGGGGATATCGACAAGTCCTTCCGCGATGCGCATGCCTCCGAAATCGAGGCTTTCCGGCGGGAGCAGGCCGAACGCGGATTGGGTGGTGAAGACCTCAACGAGGCCGACATTCTTCGCGAGGTGATGAATACCGTCGGCAAGAAGGACAAACTGGGGGAGCAGGTCCGCTGTGTTGTCTCAGTGTCGATGTTGACCGAAGGGTGGGATGCCAACAACGTCACGCACATACTTGGTCTGCGCGCTTTTGGAACCCAGCTCATCTGCGAGCAGGTCGTAGGACGTGCGCTCAGACGCCTCTCCTACCAAATCGACGAAAATGGCCTGTTCCGAACCGAATATGCTGACATCATGGGCATTGATGGCCTGAACTTCTCCGACCAACCGCGCGTAGCGCCACCACAAAAGCCGCGAGATGTAATTCAGGTCCACGCAGTCTCACCAGCACGGGATCACCTGGAGATCACATTCCCACGGGTCCAAGGCTACATCGCAGACCTTCCGCCAGATCGACTAGATGCCGACTTCTCAGATATCGAACCTTATGTGCTTGACCCAGACAAGGTGAACGCGACGCGCGTAACCATGCAGGGCATCGTCGGCGAAAGCGAAACGCTGACAATGGACTACCTTAAGACCCTGCGAAATTCGACCATCGCCTATCACGTGGCCAAGCACATGGTGTTCGAAAAACTGCGCGACGCGAACGAAGCCCCGCGGCTGCATTTGATCCCTGCCGCCAAACGGATCGTGAACCAGTGGCTGAATGAGGGGCATCTCGTCTGCAAGGGCGGCACAGTACCCGCACAACTGCTTTATCGTGAACTGGCCGATGAAGTCTGCGAGCTCATTTCCGGGGCACTGATCGACAAGCCTGGCGGTGACAGTTTGATGCGTGCGGTGCTTGATCCCTACAATCCTGTAGGATCAACACTTGGCGTCAACTTCAACACGACCAAGGCGTCACGCTACGCACCGCGACCGGACAAATCGCACTTGAACTGGATCATCACTGACAGCGATTGGGAAGATAAACTCGCCGCGCGGATCGAACAACACCCAAAGGTAATGTCTTATGTCAAGAACCACAATCTCGGGTTTGAAGTGCCGTACTTGCTGGAGGCAGAGCCGAAGACGTATTTGCCCGACTTCCTGATCCGGCTCGATACACCTGAGCCAACGACACTGATCATCGAGGTCAAAGGCTTCCGTGGCCACGATGCGATGATCAAGGCTGACACCATTGCTAACAAATGGGTGCCCGCGATCAACCGCAACGGCAAATTCGGCCACTGGGGCTTTGCCGAGCTGCGCAGCGCCCATGACTTTGGACCAGACCTCGATGCCGCCATCGGCAAACTGCTGATCGGAGAGACGGCATGA
- a CDS encoding helix-turn-helix transcriptional regulator: MTRSLRTPGHQALMQALVETRKSKGITQQDLANRLDRPQSYIAKVETGERRLDVIEFIEWSSSLGAKPNDLLDRLLTKAAN; the protein is encoded by the coding sequence ATGACCAGAAGTCTGCGAACGCCAGGGCACCAGGCGTTGATGCAGGCGCTGGTTGAAACGAGAAAGTCGAAAGGGATCACGCAGCAAGATCTCGCCAACCGACTGGATCGACCGCAGTCCTACATAGCGAAGGTCGAGACAGGCGAACGTAGGTTAGATGTTATCGAGTTCATTGAGTGGTCATCGAGCCTCGGTGCCAAGCCAAATGACCTGTTGGACCGACTGCTCACTAAGGCCGCGAACTAA
- a CDS encoding metallophosphoesterase yields MKHWYTADTHFGHDNIIKHCARPFETASHMDAVLLENLASKVGPQDALWIVGDFAFEPKAKDRKWLSNLFSRLPGAEQHLVVGNHDGEATQALPWTSVTHLTEVADHTGAPSVLCHYPMITWHRARKGALQLFGHVHDQWMGSRNAVNVGVDVWGYVPVSLREIEQRDMALPENKHWSDVERNL; encoded by the coding sequence ATGAAGCATTGGTACACAGCCGACACGCATTTCGGGCATGACAACATCATCAAGCATTGTGCTCGCCCGTTCGAGACCGCGAGCCACATGGATGCTGTATTGCTCGAAAACTTGGCCTCGAAGGTCGGCCCGCAAGACGCGCTTTGGATCGTTGGAGACTTCGCCTTTGAGCCGAAGGCCAAAGATAGAAAATGGCTATCGAATCTATTTTCCCGCCTGCCGGGCGCTGAGCAGCATCTGGTCGTGGGAAACCATGACGGCGAGGCGACCCAAGCTTTGCCTTGGACCTCAGTCACCCATTTGACTGAGGTTGCAGATCATACGGGCGCGCCCTCCGTACTCTGCCACTATCCGATGATCACTTGGCACAGAGCGCGGAAGGGTGCGCTCCAATTGTTCGGACACGTTCACGATCAATGGATGGGTAGTAGGAATGCTGTGAATGTCGGTGTCGATGTATGGGGGTATGTGCCCGTGTCTTTGCGCGAGATCGAACAACGCGACATGGCTCTTCCAGAGAACAAGCATTGGTCGGATGTCGAGCGCAACCTATGA
- a CDS encoding peroxiredoxin — protein sequence MPEISHPAPDFTLPSTDGTDVTLSTLQGKPVVLFFYPRDNTPGCTKESVGFSENRGAFEDAGAMVFGISKDSMASHDKFVAKQSLTVPLLSDEHGSVCEDYGVWKEKSMYGKKFMGIERTTVLIAADGTIAQIWHKVKVPGHVEDVLEAVRAL from the coding sequence ATGCCAGAGATTTCGCACCCCGCACCGGATTTCACCCTGCCCAGCACCGATGGCACCGATGTCACCCTGTCCACGCTTCAGGGAAAACCCGTCGTCTTATTCTTCTATCCCCGCGATAATACACCCGGCTGCACCAAGGAGAGCGTCGGTTTTTCCGAGAACCGGGGAGCTTTCGAGGACGCGGGCGCAATGGTCTTCGGAATATCCAAGGACAGCATGGCGAGCCATGATAAATTTGTCGCCAAACAAAGCCTGACTGTGCCGCTTTTGTCTGACGAGCATGGATCCGTCTGCGAAGACTACGGCGTGTGGAAAGAGAAGAGCATGTATGGCAAGAAATTCATGGGGATCGAGCGCACGACCGTTTTGATCGCAGCAGATGGAACCATTGCCCAGATCTGGCACAAAGTGAAGGTACCGGGCCATGTAGAGGATGTTTTGGAGGCTGTGCGCGCACTTTAA